The Gemmatimonadaceae bacterium region CGTCGGCGTGACTCCGACCGACCCGTTGACGTTTCTTGCCGCAGCCATCGTCTTAGCCATCGTCGCCATGGCCGGCTGCTACTTCCCAGCCCGCCGCGCCATTCGTGTCGACCCAATCGTCGCGCTGAAAGCCTCATAGCCTTACACGCGCTCGGACCGACACGCGCTCGGACCGACACGCGCTCGAGCCGCCCAAGGTCTTCCGCGCGACCGGTGCAATACTGCCGATACAGCTGGGCAGTATTTCCTCGGCTCGCGCTCCAGACCCCGGGCGTTTCGGCACTGCCTCCCCTGGCCAGTGAGTAACTCGATCACCACGGAAATCCGCCGAGGCGCAACGCGCCCGCGCGCCCCCAGGTGCGCCCCCTCATGGGGAAGCGCGAGCTGGAGTCCGCCGGGTGAGCGGCGAGGGGTGGGGCTGTCCGGAGCGGAGCCATTGCAGCATTGCCGGCAGTATCGGCAATGCTGCGCGTGGTCCGCGGAGGACAGCCCCACTCCGAGCCCCCAACCCCCGAGCCCCAAGCCCGCAGCGGAACACCGGCCACAACATTTACACCACTCCATCTCCTCCCCCCGCTTCTACACTCCATCTTTCTTCGTCATGTTCCCCGCCCTCATCGCGTTGCTCGCACAGGCACCGTCGCCTCACCTGCGCGAGCAAGCGATCGAGCTTCAACCCTGCCGCATCGCGGGAGTGCCGGTCGCGATTCGGTGCGGCACGTTCATGGTTTACGAAGATCGCGCGCACAAACGCGGGCGGCGGATTCCGCTCTTTGTCAGAGTAATTCCGTCATCGTCGGCATCCCCCGCGGCGGACCCGTTCGTGCTCGTGTCTACCGGAGGGCCGGGCACGACGAATAGCGACGTCGTCCCATTCGCGTACGCGCGCGGTTGGGCGCGAGACCGCGACGTCGTTCTCGTCGACTTGCGGGGAACAAGTGGGCCCGCCGCGGATCGCCTCGACTGCGACCTGCCGGGCACCCCCGAATCACCGATCGGCTACCTGAAAAACGTCTTCGACACCGTGACGGTCGCGAGATGCCGCGCCGCTCTCGAGAAGCACGCGGATTTGACGCAGTACACCACGGCGAACGCGATGGACGATCTGTACGACGCGCTCGTCGCCCTCGGCTATCGGCGGGCAAATCTGTACGGCATCTCCGGAGGGACGCGCGAGGTTCTGGAGTTCATGCGGCGTCATCCGGCCATGGTGCGATCGGCGATCCTCGCGGGCGTCGCACCCGTCAGCTTCAAGAATCCACTGGAGCACGCGCGGGCGGCGCAGGAGGCGTTGGACTCGCTGTTCGCCCAATGTGAGCGCGAATCTTCGTGCGGCGCGGCATTTCCGAAACTGCGCGCCGAGTTCGCCCGACTTCGAGAGACGGCGAGCAGCCATCCAATAACGACGCGGGTTCCGCCCGCACTCGGCGGACGCGAAGCGACTGCGCAGCTCACGTGGGCGATGATCGCCGAGACGATTCGCACGATGAGCTACGGCGGCGGACGCTCGATTCCCTTCGTGATCCACCAAGCCGCGCTCGGCGACTACGGTCCACTCATCGAGGCGGGCGTCGAATCGAACCAGCGAACGAAGGGCGCCATCCGGTTCGGCTTCCTACTGTCTCAAACCTGCCTCGAGGATGTGCCGCGCATCTCCGACGCCGAGGTCTTGCGCGAGACCGCGAATACCTACCTCGGCGACACACGCGTGCGTCAGCAGCAGGCGGCGTGTCGGCAATGGGTCCACGGAACCGCGCCGCTCGGTGTCGGCGATTCGTCTCCTGTCAGGAGCGACATCCCTGTCTTCATGCTTTCGGGCACGATCGATCCGGTGACACGTCCTCGATTCGCCGCCGACGCCGCGCGGTATCTGTCACACAGCATCCACGTGATCGCACCCGGCGGACACGTGCCCTTCGGCCCGTGCGTCGACGCGATGGAGCGACAGTTTCTCGAAGCTCCGAGTCGGCCCGTCGATACATCATGTGTGAAGTCGATGTCGCTGCTGGGGTTTCGAGTTCGATGAAACTGCAAACTGCGCAGCTGATGACGACGCGACTCATTAGCACCGCACGTGCCGTACGGCGCGACTCCCGAACTGCGCGAAGGGCGCACCCGCCAAACGTCGTCTGAAGGTCGCACCCGCTAAACGTCGTCTGGCAGCTGCGACCCTCGCGTTTCTAGGCAGCCGCGCTCGTTCACGCTTCTTGGCAGTCGCGCCGTTCGCGCCCTTTGTCAGGTGCGCCTCTATCAGTCGCGCCCCATTCAGTCGCGCCCTTTGTCAGCTGCGCAGTCGGCAGTCAGACTACCTTGGCACAAGGTACAACGACCGGCGGACAGTCCTGCCGGGATGACGAGCATACGCGCTGCGTTTTTGGAGAACCGTCTTCTTCCGTGAGAGCGCAGTTATGCTTGACCCGAGACGCCTCGTCATCACCGGCGCGTGCGCGATTGCGGTTGTGGCCGCGGCCGGCGCGGTCGCATGCAACTCGAGCCCGGTGCGCGTCGCGACGGTGACCGTGGACTCCGCGGCGCCCGCCACGTTCAGGACCTTTGCGATCAAGTCGCTTCCGGTAGACGCGCGCGTCCAACGCAGGGCAGGGGTGGTCGTGCCCGGCGAAAAGAACCAAGCGGCCGGTAGCGTCGTGTTGGACATGGATCCGATGGCTCCGACGTCGCCCGTCGGCATCGCGATTCGGCAGAATCTGGCGGACGCTTTCGCCAATCGCGGCTATCAGGCCGCGCAAGGTCCTGTCGACTTCTACGTCGCGTACTACGCCGGCACCGGATCCGTCGTCAGCACCCGCGCCTCGGAGCAGGGCTACAAGGCCGACGGTCGCAAGATTTCGACGGAGACCATCGAGTATCCCGCCGGCACGATCGTCGTCGACGTCGTGAACGCGCACAACGACTCACTCGTCTGGCGCGGCACCGGTCTCGCACCGATCCCGAGCAATCCGAAAGACTACGCGTACGTCATTCAGAAAACCGTCGACAGGATCGTCGACGAATTCCCGAAGGCGCAGCGCTGAGTCTGCGCGCGCGTGTGCGTGTGCGTGTGCGTGTGCGTGTGCGCGAGCCGCGGACTCGCCTTCGCCGGCCGAACACGGGCGTCGAGCGAGCGGGTGGGACTGTCTGGAGCAGAGCCGAGGAAGTATTGCCGGGCCGTGTCGGCAATACTTCACTGGTCCGCGGAAGACAGTCCCACCCCGAGCGCCCCGAGCCCCGCGGAACACGGAACCGCACGCGCCTGTGCGCGACGGGCGTCGCGCTGCTCGTCGTGCTCAACAGCTGCAAGGGCGTCGACGCGCAGAAAGGTGCCACGTCGCAGTCGGCCGCGGCGGCGCAGACGGACACGTTATGGAAGCGGGACTCGACGGTGGCCAAGGATTCGGCGGCGAAGGCGGACGCTGAA contains the following coding sequences:
- a CDS encoding alpha/beta hydrolase; this encodes MFPALIALLAQAPSPHLREQAIELQPCRIAGVPVAIRCGTFMVYEDRAHKRGRRIPLFVRVIPSSSASPAADPFVLVSTGGPGTTNSDVVPFAYARGWARDRDVVLVDLRGTSGPAADRLDCDLPGTPESPIGYLKNVFDTVTVARCRAALEKHADLTQYTTANAMDDLYDALVALGYRRANLYGISGGTREVLEFMRRHPAMVRSAILAGVAPVSFKNPLEHARAAQEALDSLFAQCERESSCGAAFPKLRAEFARLRETASSHPITTRVPPALGGREATAQLTWAMIAETIRTMSYGGGRSIPFVIHQAALGDYGPLIEAGVESNQRTKGAIRFGFLLSQTCLEDVPRISDAEVLRETANTYLGDTRVRQQQAACRQWVHGTAPLGVGDSSPVRSDIPVFMLSGTIDPVTRPRFAADAARYLSHSIHVIAPGGHVPFGPCVDAMERQFLEAPSRPVDTSCVKSMSLLGFRVR
- a CDS encoding DUF4136 domain-containing protein, coding for MLDPRRLVITGACAIAVVAAAGAVACNSSPVRVATVTVDSAAPATFRTFAIKSLPVDARVQRRAGVVVPGEKNQAAGSVVLDMDPMAPTSPVGIAIRQNLADAFANRGYQAAQGPVDFYVAYYAGTGSVVSTRASEQGYKADGRKISTETIEYPAGTIVVDVVNAHNDSLVWRGTGLAPIPSNPKDYAYVIQKTVDRIVDEFPKAQR